The following are from one region of the Flavobacteriaceae bacterium UJ101 genome:
- a CDS encoding valine--tRNA ligase (KEGG: fbr:FBFL15_1149 valyl-tRNA synthetase), with product MKTSICCFRATSVVLFFFFSYFLFSQNLFDYHDTGVTESPAGTYRLTRAINGQRGVMTSIFAIDLREPFELSFELNFGTKNSSGADGIAFMFYSDCQNDFEHGGSLAIQNIEPSLFFEYDTYQNGERGDIFNDHMALMKNGSTVHSQGINPSNIIDLKNIEDGRFHEVTVKWTPNASTQTFSTTFKGSDGTLYTLSETENFINTIFNNNPIVFWGFTSSTGALNNLHQVRLENNFETEKYICPNETITLEAPDKGSNYNWTSNPSSTIQNNNRNIVTVSPSETTTYTCNYTDFCNENKSIQYIIHVFESSTSHVNPTCDTKGSITLSAKEGQIPYTYTLKDSSGNTIGSFTNNNSSHIFTNLDPGTYTYTVKDSGSCSETTNTIFLENDCCEKPEAPEREKTLYTICDGETLPIIKITNKSDLDNEGATIKWYLNNSTPPELVTTATGNDQLQVLNDHFIDTTSNNQIANYLVYSEKVCTDGTIKISDGVPIAVIKYALPSISIVQNPSCNADRTSYNFTVTSEQSNTITSNNTGATITNNNNGTWDINVNNLNDITLNIKNDNNCSISQNIEAPDSCPCATVDKPQVNGNNFEYCPGQDIPSIQVKDSYNPQGVTFEWFNASDDSSINSGKVLNLPTSITQGEFYVIATHTESNCSSEKTTVKLSRNDLPTLTISSNPTCNTNRTSYNFTVTSEQNNTITSNNTGVTITNNNNGTWDINVSNLNDITLNIKNDNCAISQNIEAPDSCPCATVDKPQVNDNNFEYCQGENIPSIKVKDSYNPQGVTFEWFNASDDSSINSGKVLNLPTSITQGEFYVIATHTESNCSSEKTTVKLSRNDLPTLTISSNPTCNTNRTSYNFTVTSEQNNTITSNNTGVTITNNNNGTWDINVSNLNDITLNIKNDNNCSISQNIQAPDSCPCATVDKPQVNGNNFEYCQGENIPSIKVKDSYNPQGVTFQWFNASDDSSINSGKVLNLPTSITQGEFYVIATHTESNCSSEKTTVKLSRNALPTIEVTSSLVCSENRKTYSFSIITENNITITSNVTEAIIENKGSGIWDITVPTNQDILLTAKNNDTSCSFQKEIKGIDCPCPTIEKPILEKETFEYCFGDPIPDITLESISNIIYIWYDENLNEIGRNIQSLPSQYKSGTFYIEAYNTLNECVSDKTTFTLIEIPLPEITLISSDQIEYCSGEDILPIEIESNADELTWFLNGRLISFKGKKYEDVVPGTYTVKASNSSSLTEISCEKQVTIEVIENPLPTLSSNGNQNYCTGNAIPTLSVSSNADQISWYSDSDLTQLIHSGEEFSDAVPGTYYVRAKDTSLSCESEIVTISLTENPLPELILNSNYQYLFYGQELELYSNIDSESTIEWSGPNGFYSEIDSPTLHINRPEQEGIYSAFTTDSNTCSNQNQLEIYTFIDVETAIGNDILLCYDETAHISYPYYDFFEYSWEGPNGFTSSNFEIEPQEEGTYTLTVTAPDGNQSIGSIELQITDLGLQEATSCLNQVFIQPTGGTKPYEFSLDGITWQSSPLFFNVSQGNYQVHIRDANQCSITSNNHYIKEFKVYQAFSPNGDGINDTWDLTDLKDCPNIQVKIFDRFGRFLHQMNQNNLIWDGRSKGKPLPSNTYWFAIDFNDGITSTIKSHITIKRKKD from the coding sequence ATGAAAACCAGTATCTGTTGTTTCAGAGCCACTAGTGTGGTTCTATTTTTCTTTTTTTCTTATTTTCTATTTTCACAAAATCTTTTTGATTATCATGATACAGGCGTAACAGAAAGTCCTGCTGGAACATATAGATTAACTCGTGCAATTAATGGTCAACGTGGGGTTATGACTAGTATTTTTGCCATTGATTTAAGAGAACCTTTTGAATTAAGTTTTGAATTAAACTTTGGTACTAAAAATAGTAGTGGTGCTGATGGTATTGCTTTTATGTTTTATAGTGATTGTCAAAATGATTTTGAGCATGGAGGTAGTCTTGCTATACAAAATATAGAACCTAGTTTGTTTTTTGAGTACGACACATATCAAAATGGAGAACGTGGTGATATTTTTAATGATCATATGGCTTTAATGAAAAACGGTTCAACCGTTCACAGTCAAGGTATTAACCCTTCTAATATTATTGATTTAAAAAATATAGAAGATGGTCGATTTCATGAAGTTACTGTAAAATGGACTCCGAACGCCTCAACACAAACTTTTTCTACTACTTTTAAGGGATCAGATGGCACTCTGTATACTTTATCTGAAACCGAAAATTTTATTAATACTATTTTTAATAACAACCCTATTGTTTTTTGGGGATTTACTTCTTCAACTGGTGCTTTAAACAATCTTCATCAAGTAAGATTAGAAAATAACTTTGAAACTGAAAAATATATTTGCCCTAATGAAACCATTACTCTCGAAGCTCCTGATAAAGGAAGCAATTATAATTGGACTTCAAATCCTTCTTCTACAATTCAAAACAATAACCGAAATATAGTAACCGTTTCTCCTTCTGAAACAACCACTTATACATGTAATTATACTGATTTTTGTAACGAAAACAAATCCATTCAGTATATTATTCACGTTTTTGAATCTTCTACCAGTCATGTAAACCCAACTTGTGATACAAAAGGATCTATCACCTTGTCTGCCAAAGAAGGTCAAATACCTTATACCTACACTTTAAAAGATTCCTCTGGCAATACAATTGGTTCTTTTACAAATAATAATTCAAGTCATATTTTTACTAATTTAGATCCAGGAACCTATACCTACACTGTTAAAGATTCAGGATCTTGTAGTGAAACGACCAATACTATTTTTTTAGAAAATGATTGTTGTGAAAAACCTGAAGCTCCTGAAAGAGAAAAAACACTTTATACCATATGTGATGGTGAAACTCTTCCTATAATAAAAATTACTAATAAGTCTGACTTAGATAACGAAGGAGCTACCATAAAATGGTACTTAAATAATTCTACTCCTCCAGAATTAGTTACTACTGCAACAGGAAATGACCAACTTCAAGTCTTAAATGATCATTTTATAGATACTACTTCAAATAACCAAATAGCTAATTATTTAGTATATAGTGAAAAAGTATGTACAGATGGTACTATAAAAATATCTGATGGGGTACCTATTGCTGTTATTAAATATGCTTTACCCTCTATCTCTATAGTTCAAAACCCTAGTTGTAACGCAGATAGAACCTCTTACAACTTTACTGTAACTTCTGAGCAAAGCAATACCATCACCTCTAATAATACGGGTGCTACCATTACTAACAACAATAATGGAACTTGGGATATCAACGTAAACAACTTAAACGATATTACTTTAAATATTAAAAATGATAATAATTGTTCCATCTCTCAAAATATTGAAGCTCCTGACTCTTGTCCATGTGCCACCGTTGATAAACCACAAGTAAACGGTAACAACTTTGAGTATTGTCCTGGCCAAGACATCCCTTCTATTCAAGTAAAAGATTCTTATAATCCTCAAGGCGTTACTTTTGAATGGTTTAATGCTAGTGACGATTCTTCTATCAACTCAGGAAAAGTTCTTAATTTACCCACTTCTATCACTCAAGGAGAATTCTACGTGATTGCGACTCATACTGAATCCAATTGCTCTTCTGAAAAAACAACCGTAAAACTATCCCGTAATGATTTACCTACATTAACCATTTCCAGTAATCCAACTTGTAACACCAACAGAACCTCTTACAACTTTACTGTAACTTCTGAACAAAACAATACCATCACCTCTAATAATACAGGTGTTACCATTACTAACAACAACAATGGAACTTGGGATATCAACGTAAGCAACTTAAACGATATTACTTTAAATATTAAAAATGATAATTGTGCAATCTCTCAAAATATTGAAGCTCCTGACTCTTGTCCATGTGCCACCGTTGATAAACCACAAGTAAACGATAACAACTTTGAGTATTGTCAAGGGGAAAACATCCCTTCTATCAAAGTAAAAGATTCTTATAATCCTCAAGGCGTTACCTTTGAATGGTTTAATGCTAGTGACGATTCTTCTATCAACTCAGGGAAAGTTCTTAATTTACCCACTTCTATCACTCAAGGAGAATTCTACGTGATTGCGACTCATACTGAATCCAATTGTTCTTCTGAAAAAACAACCGTAAAACTATCCCGTAATGATTTACCTACATTAACCATTTCCAGTAATCCAACTTGTAACACCAACAGAACCTCTTACAACTTTACTGTGACTTCTGAGCAAAATAATACCATCACCTCTAATAATACGGGTGTTACCATTACTAACAACAATAATGGAACTTGGGATATCAACGTAAGCAACTTAAACGATATTACTTTAAACATTAAAAATGATAATAATTGTTCCATCTCTCAAAACATTCAAGCTCCTGACTCTTGTCCATGTGCTACCGTTGATAAACCACAAGTAAACGGTAACAACTTTGAGTATTGTCAAGGGGAAAACATCCCTTCTATCAAAGTAAAAGATTCTTATAATCCTCAAGGCGTTACCTTTCAATGGTTTAATGCTAGTGATGATTCTTCTATCAACTCAGGGAAAGTTCTTAATTTACCCACTTCTATCACCCAAGGAGAATTCTACGTGATTGCTACCCATACTGAATCCAATTGCTCTTCTGAAAAAACAACCGTGAAACTATCCCGTAATGCTTTACCTACTATAGAAGTAACCTCTTCTCTTGTATGTAGTGAAAATAGAAAAACCTATTCTTTTTCAATAATTACAGAAAATAATATCACAATCACCTCTAATGTAACCGAAGCAATTATTGAAAATAAAGGAAGTGGGATTTGGGATATTACAGTACCTACTAATCAAGATATTTTACTTACAGCAAAAAATAATGATACTTCTTGTAGTTTTCAAAAAGAAATAAAAGGAATTGATTGCCCTTGTCCTACAATAGAAAAACCAATTCTTGAAAAAGAAACCTTTGAATATTGTTTTGGAGATCCCATTCCTGACATTACACTAGAATCAATTTCTAACATTATTTATATTTGGTATGATGAGAATCTTAATGAAATAGGGCGTAACATACAATCTCTTCCTTCTCAATATAAAAGTGGAACATTCTATATTGAAGCGTATAACACCCTTAATGAATGTGTTTCAGATAAAACAACCTTTACTTTAATTGAAATTCCTCTACCTGAAATCACTTTAATCAGCTCGGATCAAATTGAATATTGTTCAGGAGAAGATATTCTTCCTATTGAAATTGAATCTAATGCAGATGAACTTACTTGGTTTCTTAATGGTCGATTAATTTCTTTTAAAGGAAAAAAATATGAAGATGTTGTACCTGGAACCTATACCGTTAAAGCTTCTAATTCAAGTAGCTTAACTGAAATAAGTTGTGAAAAACAAGTCACTATTGAAGTTATCGAAAACCCCTTACCTACTCTTTCTAGTAATGGGAACCAAAACTATTGTACAGGTAATGCTATTCCTACTTTATCTGTATCTTCTAATGCAGATCAAATTTCTTGGTATAGTGATTCTGATTTAACTCAACTTATTCATTCTGGAGAAGAATTTTCTGATGCTGTTCCTGGAACATATTATGTAAGAGCAAAGGACACCTCTTTATCATGCGAATCAGAAATTGTTACTATTTCTTTAACTGAAAACCCTCTACCTGAGCTTATTCTAAATTCTAATTATCAATATTTATTTTATGGTCAAGAATTAGAATTATATAGTAATATCGATTCTGAATCCACCATTGAATGGTCTGGACCTAATGGCTTTTATTCTGAAATAGATAGTCCTACTCTTCATATCAATAGACCTGAACAAGAAGGTATCTATTCTGCCTTTACAACCGATTCCAATACTTGTTCCAATCAAAATCAATTGGAAATCTATACCTTTATTGATGTAGAAACCGCTATTGGGAATGATATTTTATTATGTTATGATGAAACTGCACATATTTCATATCCTTACTATGATTTCTTTGAATATTCTTGGGAAGGACCTAATGGATTTACTAGTTCTAATTTTGAAATAGAACCTCAGGAAGAAGGGACTTATACACTAACTGTGACGGCTCCTGACGGAAATCAATCAATTGGTTCCATAGAGCTACAAATAACTGATCTCGGTTTACAAGAAGCCACTTCTTGCTTAAATCAAGTATTTATTCAGCCAACAGGAGGTACCAAACCTTATGAATTTTCATTAGATGGAATTACTTGGCAGTCTTCCCCTCTATTTTTTAATGTTTCACAAGGAAACTATCAAGTTCACATTCGTGATGCTAATCAATGTTCTATCACTTCAAATAATCACTATATCAAAGAATTTAAAGTTTATCAAGCTTTTAGCCCTAATGGTGATGGGATTAACGATACTTGGGATTTAACAGATTTAAAAGATTGTCCAAATATTCAAGTTAAAATATTTGATCGCTTTGGAAGATTTTTACATCAAATGAATCAAAACAACTTAATTTGGGATGGCCGATCGAAAGGGAAACCTCTTCCTTCCAACACCTATTGGTTTGCAATTGATTTCAATGATGGTATTACTTCTACCATTAAATCTCATATTACTATAAAAAGGAAAAAGGATTAA
- a CDS encoding uncharacterized protein (In the C-terminal sectio; belongs to the PhoH family; Contains 1 PINc domain.) has translation MPTKIFVLDTSVILFNHQSITSFEEHDIAIPITVLEELDTFKKGSETKNFEAREFIRFLDKCSNQYPINDWIPLPGENKGRFKVILNAEVKEVNAIEAFNETSMDNKILNAALSLKEQEEGREIIMVTKDVNLRLKAKALGLLAEDFKTGKVKDVDGLDKGISIIHTTKTFIDKLYQRGKIPAEEIEEFELISNHYYILQTEEGSSGLAYYNPFERVLEKVNKHAAYGVKPRNAEQAFALHALMNPAVKLVSIYGVAGTGKTLLALAGALQQRKIYKQIYLARPIVPLSNKDLGFLPGDIKSKIDPYMQPLWDNLKFIQHQYKETDKQFKLINQMLEEEKLLISPLAYIRGRSLSDIIFIVDEAQNLTPHEVKTIITRAGENAKFIFTGDIRQIDTPYLDEQSNGLSYLVDRLKGQDLFTHIKLQKGERSELANLANELL, from the coding sequence ATGCCTACAAAAATTTTTGTGTTAGATACATCTGTAATATTATTTAACCATCAATCTATTACAAGCTTTGAAGAGCACGATATAGCTATTCCAATTACAGTATTAGAAGAATTAGATACTTTCAAAAAAGGGTCAGAAACAAAAAACTTTGAAGCCAGAGAGTTTATTCGTTTTTTAGATAAATGTTCCAATCAATATCCTATTAATGATTGGATTCCTTTACCAGGTGAAAATAAAGGTCGTTTTAAAGTAATTTTAAATGCAGAAGTGAAAGAAGTAAACGCTATTGAAGCATTTAATGAAACATCGATGGATAATAAAATTCTCAATGCTGCTTTAAGCTTAAAAGAACAGGAAGAAGGGAGAGAGATTATCATGGTAACCAAAGATGTGAACTTGCGCTTAAAAGCAAAAGCATTAGGCTTATTAGCAGAGGATTTTAAAACAGGTAAAGTAAAAGATGTAGATGGTTTAGATAAAGGGATTTCTATAATTCATACTACCAAAACTTTTATAGATAAGTTGTACCAACGAGGTAAAATTCCTGCAGAAGAGATTGAAGAATTTGAATTAATCTCAAACCATTATTATATTTTACAGACAGAAGAAGGTTCCTCTGGTTTAGCATATTATAATCCTTTTGAGCGTGTTTTGGAAAAAGTAAATAAACATGCTGCTTATGGTGTAAAGCCTCGAAATGCGGAGCAAGCGTTCGCTTTACATGCTTTAATGAATCCAGCTGTAAAATTAGTATCTATTTATGGTGTTGCGGGTACAGGAAAAACACTTTTGGCATTAGCTGGAGCTCTACAGCAACGAAAAATTTATAAACAAATTTATTTAGCACGTCCAATTGTGCCTTTAAGTAATAAAGATTTAGGTTTTTTACCAGGTGATATTAAGTCAAAAATTGACCCTTATATGCAACCACTTTGGGATAATTTAAAATTTATTCAACATCAATATAAAGAAACAGACAAGCAGTTTAAATTGATTAATCAAATGTTAGAAGAAGAGAAATTGTTGATTTCCCCATTAGCTTACATTAGAGGAAGAAGTTTGTCGGATATTATTTTTATAGTAGATGAGGCACAGAATTTAACACCACACGAAGTTAAAACCATTATTACACGTGCAGGAGAGAATGCTAAATTTATTTTTACAGGAGATATTCGTCAAATAGATACTCCTTATTTGGATGAACAATCCAATGGGTTATCTTACTTAGTTGATCGTTTAAAAGGACAAGACTTATTTACCCATATAAAATTGCAAAAAGGTGAACGTTCAGAGTTGGCAAATTTGGCAAATGAATTGTTATAA
- the nuoF gene encoding NADH:ubiquinone reductase (H(+)-translocating) (NDH-1 shuttles electrons from NADH, via FMN and iron- sulfur (Fe-S) centers, to quinones in the respiratory chain. The immediate electron acceptor for the enzyme in this species is menaquinone. Couples the redox reaction to proton translocation (for every two electrons transferred, four hydrogen ions are translocated across the cytoplasmic membrane), and thus conserves the redox energy in a proton gradient required for the synthesis of ATP. The nqo1 subunit contains the NADH-binding site and the primary electron acceptor FMN. Belongs to the complex I 51 kDa subunit family.; KEGG: hhy:Halhy_5328 NADH-quinone oxidoreductase subunit F): MANKNIRTLSSRKELEDNLFENIADLSHENVSDDDFRELSKRFMIDDSVVVGTASFYDFTREGNRGQKIHVCNGTACMVARTQTELNQKITQHFNQEEIGHAACVGRCHSNNAFMYDDKTFSIDNEKELKERIKDKKQQKNEYTIGCNTTPILTSEIKDIASFYQLAEQFKEIPNKVIEELKTSNLRGRGGAGFPFWFKLDAVIKEDNKQKYIVCNADEGDPGAYSDMYLMEHQPHKVLFGMYMSGLTVGADTGVLYIRGEYPDSIRTIHAAIEELKDKKLIGDFRFKIIRGQGSYVCGEETALLSSIEGLRPEVRVRPPYPVQYGLFGKPTVLSNVETFANIHWILENTGEAYASLGTEKSTGTKLVSLDSFFNEPGIYEIEMGTPLQTIFNEFGRGFKSEVKALQIGGPLGGIVPMSKTTELSLDFESLGNNGFLLGHASFVSIPVDFPMMEYLEHLMKFTADESCGKCYPCRIGSFRGMELLQKAQKEDYKIDRQLFEDLLETLEIGSLCALGGGIPLPVKNALQYFDSELNQYFQ, from the coding sequence ATGGCGAATAAAAATATACGTACATTATCATCTAGAAAAGAATTAGAGGATAATTTATTTGAAAATATAGCTGATTTATCTCATGAAAATGTCTCAGATGATGATTTTCGTGAGTTATCAAAACGTTTCATGATTGATGATTCTGTCGTTGTGGGAACGGCTTCTTTTTATGATTTTACCAGAGAAGGTAATCGTGGACAAAAAATACATGTTTGTAATGGAACAGCTTGTATGGTCGCTCGGACACAAACTGAGTTAAATCAAAAAATAACGCAACATTTTAATCAAGAAGAAATTGGACACGCTGCTTGTGTAGGACGTTGTCATTCCAATAACGCTTTTATGTATGATGATAAAACGTTCTCGATTGATAATGAGAAAGAATTAAAAGAGCGAATAAAAGATAAGAAACAGCAGAAGAATGAATACACAATAGGATGTAATACAACACCTATTTTAACTTCAGAAATAAAAGATATAGCTTCTTTTTATCAATTAGCGGAACAATTTAAAGAGATACCTAACAAAGTAATTGAAGAATTAAAAACGTCTAATTTGAGAGGAAGAGGAGGAGCAGGATTCCCTTTTTGGTTTAAATTAGATGCTGTAATTAAAGAAGATAATAAACAAAAATATATTGTTTGTAATGCAGATGAAGGAGATCCTGGGGCATATTCAGATATGTATTTAATGGAGCATCAACCTCATAAAGTACTCTTTGGAATGTATATGAGTGGCTTGACAGTGGGTGCTGATACAGGTGTTTTGTATATTAGAGGTGAATATCCTGATTCCATTCGTACAATACATGCTGCAATTGAAGAATTAAAAGACAAGAAACTGATCGGTGATTTTCGATTTAAAATTATTCGTGGACAAGGTTCTTACGTTTGTGGAGAAGAAACCGCTTTGCTAAGTTCAATTGAAGGACTTCGTCCTGAAGTGCGAGTACGTCCACCATATCCTGTACAATATGGTTTATTTGGGAAACCTACCGTTTTAAGTAATGTGGAAACATTTGCTAATATTCATTGGATTTTAGAAAATACAGGAGAGGCATATGCTTCATTAGGAACTGAAAAATCTACAGGAACAAAATTAGTTTCTTTAGATAGTTTTTTTAATGAACCAGGAATTTATGAAATTGAGATGGGAACTCCATTACAAACTATTTTTAATGAATTTGGTAGAGGATTTAAATCAGAAGTTAAAGCATTACAAATTGGTGGTCCTTTAGGAGGAATTGTTCCAATGTCTAAAACAACTGAATTGAGTTTAGATTTTGAATCACTAGGGAATAATGGTTTTCTATTAGGTCATGCTAGTTTTGTTTCAATTCCGGTTGATTTTCCTATGATGGAATACTTAGAGCATTTAATGAAATTCACTGCAGATGAATCTTGTGGAAAATGTTATCCCTGTAGGATAGGTTCTTTTAGAGGAATGGAATTATTACAAAAAGCGCAAAAAGAAGATTATAAAATTGATCGACAGCTTTTTGAAGATTTATTAGAAACATTAGAAATTGGATCTCTTTGTGCCCTAGGAGGAGGAATTCCATTGCCGGTAAAAAATGCCTTGCAATATTTTGATAGTGAATTAAATCAATATTTTCAATAG